One part of the Vicugna pacos chromosome 20, VicPac4, whole genome shotgun sequence genome encodes these proteins:
- the PPP1R3G gene encoding protein phosphatase 1 regulatory subunit 3G yields MEPQGAQLLSLEPPGPAPLDPPAAEEPPAPEVNCTESGADGGGTSEASSPDAEPLSPQEGAALRQQEELLESRRRRRARSFSLPADQILRAAKFLQQRPPPAAGPGAEGGEGGEGAPHSPGDCCGKCKKRVQFADALGLSLASVKHFSEAEEPQVPPAVLSRLRSFPARAEDLEQLPGLLAAAAAPLPAPPSRLRPLFELPGPSAAAERLRRQRVCLEHVQCSAPWDGEVTGSGRVLGCPGPRAVAVRYTFTEWRSFLDVPAELRPEPGVPSGDPGPGATQEEPGAERFSFALSLPPGLQPQEGEGADAPGVAVHFAVCYRCAQGEYWDNNAGANYTLRYMRPADAL; encoded by the coding sequence ATGGAACCCCAGGGGGCGCAGCTGCTAAGTTTGGAGCCGCCGGGACCGGCACCCCTTGATCCCCCAGCAGCCGAGGAGCCGCCCGCCCCAGAGGTCAACTGCACGGAGAGTGGCGCGGACGGCGGCGGCACGTCGGAGGCCTCGAGCCCTGACGCCGAGCCTCTGTCCCCCCAGGAAGGGGCTGCCCTCCGGCAGCAAGAGGAGCTGCTGGaaagccgccgccgccgccgcgcgcgcTCCTTCTCCCTGCCCGCCGACCAGATCCTGCGGGCGGCCAAGTTCCTGCAGCAGcggccgccgcctgccgccgggccggGCGCAGAGGGTGGCGAGGGCGGCGAGGGCGCGCCGCACAGCCCCGGCGACTGCTGCGGCAAGTGCAAGAAGCGGGTGCAGTTCGCGGACGCGCTGGGGCTGAGCCTGGCCAGCGTGAAGCACTTCAGCGAGGCCGAGGAGCCGCAGGTGCCGCCCGCCGTGCTCTCCCGCCTCCGCAGCTTCCCGGCGCGCGCCgaggacctggagcagctcccggGCCTGCTGGCCGCGGCGGCCGCGCCCCTCCCCGCGCCGCCTTCCCGGCTGCGGCCTCTCTTCGAGCTCCCCGGGCCGAGCGCCGCGGCCGAGCGCCTGCGACGGCAGCGCGTGTGCCTGGAGCACGTGCAGTGCTCCGCGCCCTGGGACGGGGAGGTGACCGGCTCCGGTCGGGTGCTGGGCTGCCCCGGGCCGCGGGCCGTGGCCGTGCGCTACACCTTCACGGAGTGGCGCTCCTTCCTGGACGTGCCGGCCGAGCTGCGCCCCGAGCCTGGGGTGCCGTCGGGGGACCCCGGGCCCGGAGCGACCCAAGAGGAACCCGGCGCCGAGCGCTTCTCCTTCGCGCTGagcctgcccccgggcctgcagCCCCAGGAAGGGGAGGGCGCGGACGCGCCTGGCGTCGCCGTCCACTTCGCCGTCTGCTACCGCTGCGCCCAGGGCGAGTACTGGGACAACAACGCGGGGGCCAACTACACGCTGCGCTACATGCGTCCGGCCGACGCGCTCTGA